The region CCATCCTTTCGAGCGGACGCATATCGAGAAGAACAAGTGGTTTTCGTTTGCCTTCAACGGGCAGATTGCCAACTACACACAGTTGATGGAAGAGATTCAGGCCAAGCGGGAGTTTCATCTCGCCCGACAGACCGATACTGAAATTCTGATGCACCTGATTTCGCAGCAGCTTTCCGGTGACCGCCGCCCCTCGCTGGTCGAGCTGTTGACTGAACTCTCCAAAAAGCTGGATGGGGCTTACAACATTGTCTTTCTGAATGCACTGGGTGAAATGTTTGTCGCCCGTGATCCACTGGGGCTGCGGCCACTGTGCTACGCCATCGAAGGGCCCATGTTCGCCGCCGCCAGTGAGAGTGTGGCCCTGTCGAATCTTGGCTTTCGCAATGAGAACATTCACACGCTGGCCCCTGGCCATGCTGTCATTATTCAAAACAATCAGATCGAAGTGAAAAAATTTGCCGAATCACCCAAGACGGCGCATTGCTTCTTCGAGTGGATCTATTTCGCCAACGTGGCCAGTACGCTTGATGATCGCAGTGTTTATCTCTCGCGGAAAGCTCTTGGCGAAGAACTTGCTGCCCTCGAAGATATCGAGCGTGGTGACGACCTGATCGTGGTTCCTGTTCCTGATACTTCGAAAGCTGCCGCTGACGCAATGGCTTACAAACTGGGGGTGCCCAGTCTCGAAGGGCTGATTCGTAATCGATACATCGGGCGGACGTTTATCGAAGGCAAAGATCGCGCCGATAAAGCCCGGCTCAAGTACACGCCTCTTCGTGAAGTTCTCGAAGGGAAGCGGGTGCTGCTGGTCGAAGATACCATTGTTCGCTCCACGACAATGCAGGTGCTGATTTCGCAATTGCGTGAGCGTGGCGGTGCCAAAGAAGTTCATGTTCGCGTCGCCTGCCCCCCCATTGTGGCGCCTTGTTTCTACGGGATCGATATGTCATCGATCAGCGAGCTCTTCGCACCTCGATTTATTCAGTCGAATGCCGAACTGACGACGGAAGTTCAGGCAGAGATGGCTCGCGTGCTGGGGGCCGACTCTTTGCGATATCTGCCATTGCCTGCCATTGCTCGTAGCCTGGGCATGTCGGAAGGGAAGCTGTGCCGGGGTTGCTTGACGGGTGAATACCCCACACCGATGGGTGAGCAGCTCTATCAACTGGCTGTGGATGATGCCGCCAAGAAGCGACAAGGGATCCACGTCGCCCCTCGCAGAACTTACGAACAGACCCAGGTTGTCGCTTGTTCGACCAACTAAGACTTGCTTTGTTGATCGACATCGCCACACGTCAATGGGAGCAGATTTCTCCCTGACGATGGAGACGGTCAACCGTGAGGTTGAGCTCCGCCTGTCTGGGCTTGTTGTCTCCTGCCGTCGGTGAGTGATCTTTCTTTCGATGAGGATGTTTCAAGGTTTTGAAACTTTGTATTCTCATTGTGGAATCGGCAGGCTGGGGCCTGTCTTTCGAATTGGAAAGTGTCCCGAATCATGACTTCATCACGCCCCTTCGCACACCTGCATTGTCACTCACAGTTTAGCCTGCTGGATGGTGCGACAAGACTCGACGGTCTGATCAAAAAAGTTAAAGCTTCGGGGATGAACTCCGTCGCGATTACCGATCATGGGAATCTGTATGGCGCGCTCGACTTCTATCTGATGGCCAAAGGGGCTGGCGTTAACCCCATCCTGGGGATGGAAGCTTACATTGCTCCCGGGTCACGACTCGAAAAGTCCGGGGCCTCTCGTATGAAAGAGGCCAGTTACCATCTGACACTGCTGGCCATGAACCGAGTGGGATTCCAGAATCTTGTCAAACTTTCGTCCAAGGCATTCATTGAGGGCTTTTACTACAAGCCCCGCATCGATAAAGAAATTCTGGAAGCTCACAGCGAAGGATTGATTTGTCTTTCCGGTTGTGCGGCTGGAGAGCTTTCGCAGCATTTACTAGGTGAGCGATTCGAAGAGGCCGAGAAGCTGTGCCACTGGTATTCGCAGACATTTGGCGACCGCTTTTTTATGGAGATTCAGAACGCGGGATATCAGATCCAGCGGGATTGTCTCGAACGGACGGTCGATCTGGCGAAGAAAATGGGCTTACCACTCGTCGCCACCAATGACGCCCACTATCTGAATACCGAAGATGCCGCTGTTCAGGATGTCCTGCTCTGTGTGAATACGAAGTCGGAACGCAGTGACCCGAAGCGGATGAAAATGGAGGGTAACCAGCTCTTCGTTCGCACACCCGAGGAGATGTACGCGGCATTTGAGGGTTTCGAAGATGCCGTCGCGAGGTCACAGGAAATTGCTGATCGGGTCGATATTGATCTCGACCTGAAGACCAGGCACTTTCCTGTCTTTACCACGCCTGAAAACAAACGGGATATCGATTATCTGCGAGAACTGTGCGAAGAAGGTCTCAAATGGCGTTATGGCGAAGAGAATATCCGCCAGGAGCATCGCGATCGACTCGCTTTCGAGCTGAGTGTGATCGAGAAAATGGGCTATCCCAGCTACTTCCTGATTGTGTGGGACTTTGTTCGATTTGCTATCGAGAAAGGGATTCCCGCCAGTGCGAGAGGTTCGGCGTGCGGTGCTCTCGTCGCCTATGTGCTAGGGCTGAGTCATGTCTGCCCCATCAAGTACGATCTCCTCTTTGAACGCTTTCTTGATCCCAGTCGTACCGAGCCACCGGATATCGATATCGACTTCTGCCGGGATCGAAGGCAGGACGTGATTGACTACACCAAGGCCAAATACGGCGAAGCGAATGTTTCACAGATTGGCACCTTTGGAACATTGAAGGCCAAGGCCGCCATTCGCGATGTCGGCCGCGTGTTGGCAGTCCCACTGAAGCGTGTGGATGAGATTGCCAAGCTCGTCCCCGAAGAACTGGGTATTGAGTTAAAAGAGGCGCTAGAGAAAAGCAGTGATCTGAAAGCGGCCTACGATACAGACCCGCAGATTCGCGAGCTGTTTGATTACGCCATTCAACTCGAAGGCCTGGCCCGCAGTGCTGGCACTCATGCCGCAGGTGTGGTGGTTTCTGATCGTCCGATTTCCGACTACGTGCCACTGCAGACCATCAGTGGCAAGACAGACCTTGTCACGCAATGGGAAGGGCCCACAGTCGAGAAGGCCGGTCTTCTCAAAATGGACTTTCTCGGCCTGCGAAATCTCACAATTCTTGATAAGGCCGTCAAGAACGTTGCTCTTCATCGGGGAGTAACCATCGACCCAGTGAAGTTGCCACTCGATGACAAGGAGACTTACGCGCTTCTGCAGCGTGGTGAAACCAAGGGGATCTTTCAGCTCGAATCGGGCGGCATGCGCGACCTGCTGACCAAGATGAAGCCTGATAGTTTTAACGACATCATTGCAACATCGGCGCTTTATCGCCCTGGGCCACTGGAAGGTGGCATGGTGATGACTTATGTCGAAGTGAAGCATAAACGGGCACCGTTGCCGCGTGTTCATCCCATCATGGATACCATCCTGGATGAAACGTACGGCGTGATGGTTTACCAGGAACAGGTGATGCGAATTTTGAACCGGCTGGGTGGCATCGAATTGCCTCAGTCGTATCAGTGCATCAAAGCCATCAGTAAGAAAAAACTCGAGACAATTGCCAAGTATAAAGCTCAATTTGTGGAGGGATCGCAGAAGAACGGCTTGCCGGAGGCGAAAGCCACCGAACTGTTCGAAATGATCGAGAAGTTTGCCGGCTATGGCTTCAACAAATCTCACAGCACGGCCTATGCCGCAGTAGCCTACCAGACCGCTTTTTTGAAAGCGCATTATCCCGCAGAGTTCATGGCAGCGCTTCTTTCGTGCGAAATGGAAGACACCGACCGGATTAACGAGCATATTGATGATTGCCGGCGGATGAACATTGAGATTGTGCCGCCCGACATCAATCACTGCGATGTGGAATTCACGGTTCGCGGGCCACGTCAGGTGGCCTTTGGATTAGGAGCCATCAAAGGTGTTGGTGAGGCGACCACGCAGGCAATTGTCGAAGCTCGACAGTTGAAAGGCCCTTTCACCAGCATTTTTGATCTGTGTGAACGTGTCGATGCCAAGAGCCTGTCGAAGGGTTCATTGGAAATTCTCGTAAAGGCTGGGGCACTTGATAGTATTTCGCCGAAACGCGCTTCCCAGTTCGCGTGTATTGAGCGGGCTGTGCAGGCGGCACAGTCGCTACAGAAAGACAAAGCCCGGGGGCAGAAGAATCTGTTTGGCGGTGATGAAGCGGATTCTCAGCCCGGTGAAAGCACTTCGTCGGCGACACTTCCCGATGTGCCTGAATGGTCACATCGAGAAAAACTGGCTTATGAGCGAGAAGTTTTGGGATTTTACCTGACATCTCATCCGCTCACCGAGCAGGCCGAAACGATCGGTCGATACACGTCTTATCAGGCGATGCAACTGGCCGAACTTGAGGATGGTGTCGAGGTGATGCTGGGAGGGATGGTTTCCTCTATTAAGAAGGCCACCACAAAGAAGCCCAGCCGTAATGGGCACAGCCGGTATGTGAACTTCGATCTGGAAGATCCGACAGGTGTGGTGCGGTGCATTATGTGGCCTGAGCAGTATGCGGTGGCGGGCGAAAAAGTCGTTGCGGATGAGATTCGCTTCGTTAAGGGAAAGGTCGATAAGCGGAGCCGTGAGCCGAACGTGGTGATTGACCAGATCTGGACGATGGCCGAAGTGGAGCGGGATTTTACCAAAGCACTGGCGATCAAGTTCCAGCGGGGGATTCACGATGCGGCTGTGATTCAGCGAGTCAAAGATCTCCTGGGCAAATATCCTGGCAAATCCGAAGTGATCATTGTGGTGGATACCATCGATGAGGCGGATCCTGATCAGCGGTTGAGATACACGGCCCTTAAGCCCTTACCAATCAAGGTTTCGTGCAATCAGGATTTACGCGAAGGGCTGAATGATGCACTGGGCGCAGGAAGTGTCTCTCTGGTAGCCGAACGCCGAGGGATGTCGCGTTCGGGAAGTATTGGAAGGTAGAGATGACGGGAACTATCGTGGTGACTTCTGAAGCGAACCGCTGAGCGTCTGAGACATTAGATGCACCGTCGGCTGGCGATCACACGCTCGAACAATGTCTCAATGCGGGGGATCCCTGCTTCGTATGAGAATCTGCTGCTGACGTAGGCTCGCTGTGATACTGCTTCCATTTCTGGCGATCGAGCAAGTGAGGCCGCTTTCTGAACGGCATCTGCGATATCGAGGGGGCTTTCGACAGGTATGAGAGTGCCGTATTGCCCATCTTCGAGAATTTCCCGCGGGCCACTAGGGCAATCGGTCGCCACAACTGGAATTCCACAGGCAAGTGCTTCGATGAGCACGCACCCAAAACCTTCGTACCGCGAGGGGAGCACAAACAGGTTTGCTGCTCGGTAAAACGGGTAGGGGTTCGATTGATAACCATGCCACTTGGTGTACTGTTCGAGACCAAGGCTAACAGCGAGTTGATGCAATTCATTTTTCAGTGGGCCATCGCCCACAAAATGCCAACGTAAGTTTTTCAAACCTCGTTGATTCACGAGAATGTCGATAGCGGCCAACGCGATGTCGATGCCTTTTTGTTCGACAAGGCGTCCGACAGTCACGACATGGAAATGATCGACTTCAAAATCTGGCCCGGGGGCAAGCGATAATTCGAGAGCCTTCTCGACGTCGATCATGTTAAAGATGACTTCAATCTTCTCGGGAGGAACCGCGAGATCAGCGATTAAGCCACGTTTAACTCCGTCAGAGACAGCGATGACAGCATCGGCAGATGCATAGGCCTGGCTTGCTTTCTGCAACTCGTCAGCCGGATGACCGCCTGAGTAGAAGTGAACTTCACTCTGAGGATCAATCACTGCTACCGAAACGCGGGGAACTTTTGTTTTGAAAGAGGCTTGTGCTGCATCAAGTGTCGCCAGATAGCAATGATCGTAAACGAGATCAATTTTCCTGCGATGAATTGTTTGAGCCAAGTGGCCGATTCTTGATTGCTCTGTTCTTCCCCAGAGATGATCCCACTTCGAGCGAATCGTGCCTGCATACCCATCCCAGAACGAG is a window of Planctopirus limnophila DSM 3776 DNA encoding:
- a CDS encoding amidophosphoribosyltransferase; this encodes MAELHHECGVAAIYHLPGLVESPLAPRQGASHTSWHMPRLLLEIQNRGQLAAGMTSYDPESAQILETHKDVGTVSEVFDIQHQDRYLPLMQRLKGPAAIGHVRYATCGKEDRCYAHPFERTHIEKNKWFSFAFNGQIANYTQLMEEIQAKREFHLARQTDTEILMHLISQQLSGDRRPSLVELLTELSKKLDGAYNIVFLNALGEMFVARDPLGLRPLCYAIEGPMFAAASESVALSNLGFRNENIHTLAPGHAVIIQNNQIEVKKFAESPKTAHCFFEWIYFANVASTLDDRSVYLSRKALGEELAALEDIERGDDLIVVPVPDTSKAAADAMAYKLGVPSLEGLIRNRYIGRTFIEGKDRADKARLKYTPLREVLEGKRVLLVEDTIVRSTTMQVLISQLRERGGAKEVHVRVACPPIVAPCFYGIDMSSISELFAPRFIQSNAELTTEVQAEMARVLGADSLRYLPLPAIARSLGMSEGKLCRGCLTGEYPTPMGEQLYQLAVDDAAKKRQGIHVAPRRTYEQTQVVACSTN
- a CDS encoding glycosyltransferase; its protein translation is MSSEQSRIRVLCVIGSMHGGGAEKQLFEILHRLNRNRFELELYLSHREGELLEKLPTDIPIHSFWDGYAGTIRSKWDHLWGRTEQSRIGHLAQTIHRRKIDLVYDHCYLATLDAAQASFKTKVPRVSVAVIDPQSEVHFYSGGHPADELQKASQAYASADAVIAVSDGVKRGLIADLAVPPEKIEVIFNMIDVEKALELSLAPGPDFEVDHFHVVTVGRLVEQKGIDIALAAIDILVNQRGLKNLRWHFVGDGPLKNELHQLAVSLGLEQYTKWHGYQSNPYPFYRAANLFVLPSRYEGFGCVLIEALACGIPVVATDCPSGPREILEDGQYGTLIPVESPLDIADAVQKAASLARSPEMEAVSQRAYVSSRFSYEAGIPRIETLFERVIASRRCI
- the dnaE gene encoding DNA polymerase III subunit alpha — encoded protein: MTSSRPFAHLHCHSQFSLLDGATRLDGLIKKVKASGMNSVAITDHGNLYGALDFYLMAKGAGVNPILGMEAYIAPGSRLEKSGASRMKEASYHLTLLAMNRVGFQNLVKLSSKAFIEGFYYKPRIDKEILEAHSEGLICLSGCAAGELSQHLLGERFEEAEKLCHWYSQTFGDRFFMEIQNAGYQIQRDCLERTVDLAKKMGLPLVATNDAHYLNTEDAAVQDVLLCVNTKSERSDPKRMKMEGNQLFVRTPEEMYAAFEGFEDAVARSQEIADRVDIDLDLKTRHFPVFTTPENKRDIDYLRELCEEGLKWRYGEENIRQEHRDRLAFELSVIEKMGYPSYFLIVWDFVRFAIEKGIPASARGSACGALVAYVLGLSHVCPIKYDLLFERFLDPSRTEPPDIDIDFCRDRRQDVIDYTKAKYGEANVSQIGTFGTLKAKAAIRDVGRVLAVPLKRVDEIAKLVPEELGIELKEALEKSSDLKAAYDTDPQIRELFDYAIQLEGLARSAGTHAAGVVVSDRPISDYVPLQTISGKTDLVTQWEGPTVEKAGLLKMDFLGLRNLTILDKAVKNVALHRGVTIDPVKLPLDDKETYALLQRGETKGIFQLESGGMRDLLTKMKPDSFNDIIATSALYRPGPLEGGMVMTYVEVKHKRAPLPRVHPIMDTILDETYGVMVYQEQVMRILNRLGGIELPQSYQCIKAISKKKLETIAKYKAQFVEGSQKNGLPEAKATELFEMIEKFAGYGFNKSHSTAYAAVAYQTAFLKAHYPAEFMAALLSCEMEDTDRINEHIDDCRRMNIEIVPPDINHCDVEFTVRGPRQVAFGLGAIKGVGEATTQAIVEARQLKGPFTSIFDLCERVDAKSLSKGSLEILVKAGALDSISPKRASQFACIERAVQAAQSLQKDKARGQKNLFGGDEADSQPGESTSSATLPDVPEWSHREKLAYEREVLGFYLTSHPLTEQAETIGRYTSYQAMQLAELEDGVEVMLGGMVSSIKKATTKKPSRNGHSRYVNFDLEDPTGVVRCIMWPEQYAVAGEKVVADEIRFVKGKVDKRSREPNVVIDQIWTMAEVERDFTKALAIKFQRGIHDAAVIQRVKDLLGKYPGKSEVIIVVDTIDEADPDQRLRYTALKPLPIKVSCNQDLREGLNDALGAGSVSLVAERRGMSRSGSIGR